One window of the Cardiocondyla obscurior isolate alpha-2009 linkage group LG05, Cobs3.1, whole genome shotgun sequence genome contains the following:
- the LOC139102902 gene encoding KH domain-containing, RNA-binding, signal transduction-associated protein 3, which translates to MDMDRSSNGEYKYQREEDADDKARSLDESEEKDHQVDKAGEYMHELLQEKVELDGQKWPNAVRLLDQEIQKTETMRRPMRESKYVDIYREKHVRVSVKVLIPVREHPKFNFVGKLLGPKGNSLKRLQEETLCKMAVLGRGSMKDKQKEEELRSSMNLKYAHLSDDLHVEITAIAPPAEAYARIAFALAEVRKYLIPDNNDNIRQEQMREMEMTMSDDTVSNDRRPSMRGPSNLGVGNVPRPATRQAMPRTARAILPPPPVNRGPTRPAPSKSKVFSILDRARTAMDQSYNYDTQTPPPANRTGMHHDYDYHGSSSNARYVDRHYTSNSGYTTYEYDDDSAPHSSRDYYESSDYPEESSSRAWKSYKTTTTSGAASRYRTTPYTRPSNVANPLAANLPNVRRPMMPTMQKPINERNRP; encoded by the exons ATGGACATGGACAGATCGAGCAACGGCGAGTACAAGTATCAGAGGGAAGAGGATGCCGACGACAAAGCCAGGTCTTTGGATGAGTCTGAGGAGAAGGACCACCAGGTCGACAAGGCCGGCGAATATATGCATGAACTCCTACAGGAGAAGGTCGAGCTGGATGGCCAGAAATGGCCCAATGCAGTTCGGTTGCTGGATCAAG AAATTCAGAAAACGGAAACTATGCGAAGACCAATGAGGGAATCAAAATATGTAGacatttatcgcgaaaaacaTGTTCGTGTTTCTGTCAAAGTTTTGATACCTGTTCGTGAACACCCTAAG tttaattttgttgGAAAACTGTTGGGTCCGAAAGGTAATTCTCTAAAACGACTGCAAGAAGAAACATTGTGCAAAATGGCAGTGTTAGGTAGAGGCTCAATGAAAGACAAACAGAAA gaAGAAGAACTTAGGTCTTccatgaatttaaaatatgcacACCTTTCTGATGATTTACATGTTGAGATCACAGCTATTGCCCCACCTGCAGAAGCTTACGCTCGCATTGCCTTCGCGCTTGCCGAAGTACGGAAATACTTAATCCcagataataatgataatatacGCCAAGAACAAATGCGCGAAATGGAGATGACTATGTCTGATGATACCGTCTCGAACGATCGCAGACCCTCGATGAGAGGACCTTCGAATCTTGGTGTTGGTAATGTACCAAGACCTGCTACAAGACAGGCAATGCCTAGAACAGCTAGAG ctaTACTTCCTCCACCACCCGTCAATCGTGGACCTACTCGACCTGCACCATCCAAATCAAAGGTTTTCTCAATTTTGGATCGTGCAAGGACTGCTATGGATCAAAGTTACAA CTATGATACTCAAACTCCTCCACCGGCGAATCGAACTGGAATGCATCATGATTACGATTATCATGGCTCGTCAAGTAATGCTCGTTATGTCGATCGTCATTATACATCAAATTCAGg atatacaACTTACGAATACGATGATGATTCTGCACCACATTCTTCACGCGATTATTACGAATCTTCAGACTATCCAG AGGAATCGTCAAGCCGCGCTTGGAAATCTTACAAGACCACAACGACGTCGGGTGCAGCTTCGCGCTACCGCACCACCCCATATACACGACCTTCCAA CGTTGCTAATCCATTGGCAGCTAATCTTCCTAATGTACGGCGGCCTATGATGCCCACTATGCAGAAACcgataaatgaaagaaatcgTCCTTAA
- the Bckdhb gene encoding 2-oxoisovalerate dehydrogenase subunit beta, mitochondrial, with translation MILGRLGARLRHAGRRLLLDPGEISTENHARKLHFTYFPSSNPTVAGETQKLNMFQAINHGLGIALENDPRSVVFGEDVAFGGVFRCTSDLQKRFGANRVFNTPLCEQGIAGFGIGLANAGISAIAEIQFADYIFPAFDQLVNEAAKVRYRSGNMFDCGKLMVRAPCGAVGHGGLYHSQSPEAYFAHTPGLKIVVPRGAMHAKGLLLSCINEPDPCIMFEPKVLYRVAIDDVPTAHYKIEIGKAEIVKKGDAVTLVGWGTQVHVLLEVADLVQKKLNVSCEVIDLVSILPWDAELVCKSVKKTGRLIIAHEAPMTNGFGAEIAATVQAECFLHLEAPVQRVTGWDCPFPHIFEPFYLPDKWRCFAAVRDVLAY, from the exons ATGATCCTCGGTAGGCTGGGCGCAAGACTCCGGCACGCCGGAAGGCGGCTGCTTTTGGACCCCGGCGAGATCTCTACCGAGAATCACGCCAGGAAACTGCACTTTACATATTTCCCGAGCAGCAACCCGACTGTCGCCG GTGAGACCCAAAAGCTAAATATGTTTCAAGCCATAAACCATGGACTTGGTATCGCGTTGGAAAATGATCCACGTTCTG tggTGTTTGGCGAAGACGTGGCATTTGGAGGCGTCTTTCGATGTACATCGGATTTACAGAAACGTTTCGGTGCCAATCGTGTCTTCAATACTCCTCTTTGCGAACAGGGAATTGCTGGTTTTGGAATTGGTCTGGCTAACGCAGGAATATCAGCAATTGCCGAGATTCAATTTGCAGATTATATATTTCCTGCTTTTGATCAA TTGGTAAATGAAGCTGCTAAAGTGAGGTATCGAAGCGGCAACATGTTTGACTGCGGCAAACTCATGGTTCGAGCGCCCTGCGGAGCAGTTGGCCACGGCGGTCTTTATCACTCTCAAAGCCCAGAAGCCTATTTCGCACACACTCCTGGTTTGAAG atcgtCGTGCCTCGTGGAGCGATGCACGCAAAGGGTCTTCTGCTGAGTTGCATCAACGAGCCAGATCCGTGTATCATGTTTGAGCCCAAAGTTCTCTATCGTGTAGCGATAGACGATGTGCCTACCGCACATTACAAAATCGAAATTGGCAAAGCCGAGATTGTAAAGAAAg GTGACGCTGTAACACTCGTCGGTTGGGGCACCCAGGTGCACGTATTGCTGGAGGTGGCCGATCTGGTCCAGAAGAAACTCAACGTGTCCTGCGAGGTGATAGACCTCGTTTCCATTTTACCTTGGGATGCGGAACTCGTGTGCAAG TCGGTGAAGAAAACCGGACGCTTGATCATCGCCCACGAGGCGCCGATGACAAATGGATTTGGGGCGGAAATAGCCGCGACCGTACAG GCGGAGTGTTTTCTGCACTTGGAGGCGCCGGTTCAAAGGGTCACTGGATGGGACTGCCCTTTCCCGCACATCTTCGAGCCGTTCTACCTACCGGATAAATGGCGTTGTTTTGCAGCTGTTCGAGACGTTCTCGCATATTAA